GCATCAACTCCAGTCGAGCAAGGGCGAGGCTCGGCTAGCGGTCGATCTGCACAACCGCTCGGGCCGGGAGCGCCGACTGGAGGCTTTCATCGTCCACATGAGCCTCGCCTGGCTCAAGATGCTTCAGGCTCACTTCGACGAGCAAGGGCGCGAGCGCGAACTCTACAAACGAGACAGCAAGAAGCGTCGGCAGCGAACCGAAGATGGCGACTGGAAAATGCGATCGCTCAGCGCCCTTCTCGCCGAGACGTACACGGAGAGCAACCCAATCCGGAGAAACGTCGAGTTCTTCCTCGGCTTGCGTCACAAGGTCGAGCACCGCTACGACGGAGAGGTCGCAGCCCTTGTAGCCGGAAAGGCGCAGGCCATCGTCCTGAACTACGAGCGCGAGCTGGTCCGGATGTTCGGCGCCTCTGAGGGACTGGCCCAGGAGCTTCGCTTTCCGGTGTTCCTCGGCAGCATCACCGACGATGCCGTTGAGGTCCTGAAGGGAGTGCGTGCACGGACACCACGATCGGTCTTGGACTACATCCAAGACTTTGACGCCTCCCTCGAACCCGACGTCGCAAGCGACAGCGCCTACGAGTTCAGGGTCGTTCTCGTGCCCCAGACCGGCCCCAAGACGGAGGCTGACGTCGCCATGAGCTTCGTCCGACTCGACGCCCTAGACGATGAGCAGCGCGAGCAGGTCGAGAGAGCCTTCACCATCATTCGCGAGAAGACAATTCCTGTGCATAACGATAATGTTCTACTCCCGAAGGACGTAGCAGCGCGGGTCGTCGAACGACTTAGTTTACGTTTCACTGTGACCGACCACACGAAGTGCTGGCAGCACTACGGAGTGCGGCCGCCAGAAGGCTCTAATCATCCCGAGCGAACAAAGTCAGACTTCTGTCGCTGGGACAAGACATTTAGACGCCACGTCTACACGGTAGCCTGGGCTGAGTACCTTGTCCGTAGACTTAGAGACACAGACGAGCACCGCGCCGTACTTGGACGCGATCCTGTGCCAAGTGCCGTCGAAACGACCAGAATGTCGGCACAGCGGTAATGCCTTCTCGGAGTGCCTAGGCTCAAAGGCCGTAGCGCGGTCGCAGTCGTCACAAGCGGCGCCGCCTTGACTTCCGCCATGTACGTACTGCTGAGCGCGGCGATCGGTTCCGGCGCAACTGAGCAACCCCGGCTGGCCTTCGAGCTCGGGCCGGGATTGACGTCGATCTTCGTCGATGGAACCCTGGTTCCGCTGGGAGACTCGAACGGACTGTCGTTCTACACCGGTCAGGTAGCCCAACCCGGCACCGGAACGACACTGTCGTGCATCGCGGCCGTTAATGACGAGACATCAGGAATGAACTGCGACACAGCGGAGCGAGCAACGCGTCAGGGCGTTGCCGTCTTCCTGGCACGCCGGAACCAGAAGTACACGGCGGGCCTTGCGCTGCCAAGTGCCTCAGCGGAGGTAAAGGTGGAGACAGTGGCCATGAGTCGGTCCGGCAGACTGGCGAGCTTCGAAGTACCAACCGACGTGTCCAAAGCCGAAGTAGTTGCAGGCGGCACGCGGAGCATACTGCCGCTTCCGCGCGTCGGTCCTCCCCCGGATGCGCTTCCGTCGGAGTGAGACGTTCGTGTCCCCACATGACGCAAGTCGTTTGAGCGGCACGAAGTGCTGAGTGGTCGATGGACCACTCCGGTCACGCTACCGGCACGTGAGCGAAGGCCCGGCGTTCTGTCGCCCAAGGAACCGCTTCGAGCGACATCCCAGCGGTCTCGGCCTTGGCCGATCAACGGGAGAGAATCAGCTCAGAAGCGAGGCGGTTCCATGTGGAGTGACTTCGACGCTGCGACCAAAGCCGCCGCGGTGGTCATAGCTTCAGTCGTCGCTGTGCTTCTTGGTCGCCTTCTCCTAAGCGTGGTGACTTTGCTGCGGCCTCGATTGCGCCACACTCCGCAGGTCAAACTAGAACCTCTGCCCATACCCCAGCCGGCGCCGTAGACCGCACTCCCCAGCGAGTCGCCAGCATGCCAGCGACTTGCAGCCTGTCCGGCACCTGCTTCGAGCGGTGTCCACGGTCAAGAAGCCGCTGGTCGTCCACAGACTCGATTCGTGCATGGGCCTGCCAACCCTGGACGTGCGGCTGTAGCGGGCTCCCTCCCGATCACCGACTCGCCGTGCCAAGGGTTCTGAGACCTCGTGTGCCCGCGGAGATCGGAACTGCCCGGGGGTTGCATCGTCCCAGACGGTGGAAGGCTCCCGCGGCGGCGCGCGGTTCACCCTCCAGATACTCAGCTATGCGCAGGAGGGTATCTGACGACGGTTGGGGATCTCGCCGTCACCGCGATGGAGGTGACGCGCGACTCAGCCGTGACGTCCCGTGCAGCGATGCGAACCCCTCACCCCCGTGGACGAAGAGCGGAGCGGAGCCTCTCACGGCAGACGAGTCGATCTTGGTCATTCCGCGATAGCTCGGCGTCGGCCTCTATACAGGGCGTCGTCGTCTGGCATAGCCTGGGCGGCCCAGACGAGCACGAGGGCGGTCAGTGCCACCCCGCAAGACAGAGAAGGAGCCTCGTTCCCCCGCCGACGCGATCGACTCGTCCCTGCTGAGCGATGCTGATGAACTCGTTCGGCTGATCGATCACGAGCTCGACATCCAGAACCGCGCGATGCTTGCGCACAGGGCCAAGGTCAGCCAGCTGCGCCGGCTTCGCGCGACTGCCCGCGAGACCGACAAGGCCCCTCACGGCAAGGCGAGCCCAGGACCAAGAGCAGCCGGTCGCGGTGTCTCCTCCAACGGCGAGCTCTCCCAGCTTCCGCGGGGGGAGCGCGGAGTACTGCTTCTGCTCCGCGACGTGGGTGGACAGGTGCCACTCAACGACATCGTGTCCGCTGCGCAGGTCCGAGGCGTGATCCACCCGGCGGCGACAGCAGGTCGAGAGAACCTCCGGACCTGTCTCCGGCGCTTGGTTGGCAAGGGCACCGTCGCCCGGTCCGACGCGGGCTTCACACTGACCAAGACTGGCCGCCGAGCCGCGGACGAGCTTGCACGAGGGATCGGGGGGGCCAGCCAGCCGTAGCCCTGCGTCCAGGGCTTTCCGTCTCAGTCGGGCGGCGAGCCGCGTAACCATCGAGTGGCGCCCGCGGTGCGTGGGCCCCGGCCACATGGTTGGGCCCCAGGTGCGCTAACACCCAGGGCCCGGGTGCCACAGGTCCTTTTGGGAGGTCCACGTGGCGCCTTCGAAGATATCACTGACCCCTGACGACGTCTCCGCCGTGTCCTCGCCGGCGACCCCGCCGATCCGGGATGACGAGGGTCTTTCCGGTCCTGGGGCCGGCTCTCGCGACGCTGCGGTTCCCCGCGGCGCCCGCGGGCAGTTCCGTTCAGGCACCGGCGAGCACGAGGTCCTCGACGCCTTGGCGACGCTCTTGATCGCACTCGGGCCTGATCCGACGATCCTCGCGGCGGACACCGCCCGCCAGGAACTTGCACCCGGGTTGACGCAGATGAGGAACCTGATCAATCGCTTCGGGGTGCCGTGGGCGGGGTTGCGGTCGGTCGCGATGGCCTCTCCGGCGGACCGCGGCAAGCTCCTCGCCTCGCTGCGTACCCAAGAAGAGTTCTTCGGGACCGACCAGGAGATCCTGGATGGTCTGCGCGCTGCGGCGTATGCCCTGAGTGCCGCTCCGGATCCGATCACCTACGACCAGTGGGTCTCCGAGCAACGGGGTGCGTGGCGGCGGTCACGGGTGGCGGACCCGCCGCGGTTGGCGTGCTCGGCGACGGTGATCGACCGCTTCGCCGGGTGGCGCAGAGCCCTGGAGGACGCAGGCATCATCGTGCCGGTTCCGGGGCGCCGGGCGGCCCGACCGAGCCGGGCCGAGGCCTCGTTGGAGGCCGTCGTCCGCGCCGTCGACCTGTGCATCTCCGAGACCGGGGTCCTCCCGGCCGTCACATACCTCGAGATGTGGGCCCGCGAGAGGGACATCTGGCTTCCCTCCACCGCCCAACGCCCACCGTGGTCACGGGTCATTGCCGAAGTTCGCAGGCGACGGGACACGAACGGGCTACCGACCCCCGCGAAGAAGACCCCTCCCCGCCACGCCCCCCTGATCCTGCGCGCCGAGTTCCGTGAGAGGACGCCGGACGAGGTCGCCCGGGACGCGGCCATCGGCAACCGCCACGACCGCGCAGCGATCGTCGCGTCCCTCGCCCGCTACATCGAGCTGTACACGAGTTCGAGTCGACCGCCGCGCACGCGTCACTACCGGGCGATGCGCTACCGCGACGGGGCGTTGATCGCCTACTCCGCCTTCCGGACACACGGGTCCTTCCAGAACCTGGTGCGCGAGGCGGAGGCGCTCATCCGATCACGGGGAACCCGGAGCCGTGACGGCGGAGGGACCCGGCCATGAACCCTGGTCCCGGGTCGCGCCGGCGCCGCCGGTTCCGCTGGCCGACGAAGCTCGTCGGCGTCAGCGAGAAGAACGAGAAGCTCTTTGGCAGTGACCTGTGGCTCGTCTCCCTCGTCCGGAGCCTGGGCGGGCTCTGGGACCTCCTGAAGAGTGATCCCGGCTCGGGCCCGGGGGGAGGCCGCCCGCGGAATCCCGGGCATTGGCGCCTCCTCTGGTTGATCTATACCGCCAGCGACCACGCGGCGATGGAACCGTTCCTCGCCGCTAAACGCCACCACGAGCCGACCTGGAGAGCCTGCGGGTTCGTCCGAGACGACGGGTCGGTGTGGGTTCCCTCCTACGAGACGCTCCGGCGCCACTTCATCGAGATCGAGAGCGAGAACGAGCTCTTCCTCGAAGCCCACCGCCAACTGGTCGCGATCGCGCAGCGACGCGACGACCGCGTCGGGGAACACCTCTGGTGCGACGGCACCGAATCCCAGACCCACGCAATCGGCCACCACGACTGCGGCGTCGAGGATGACTGCCCCGACCGGGAGCTCCGGCGGCTCGTCCACCTCGACACGAAACGTGCCACGAAGATGCGCCACGCCGAGGTGACTGACGATCCGAACGACCCTGATGAGCGGGCAAGTCGCCGGAGGCTGGTACGAGCCGCGACAGAACTCGACGAGGAGGACTGCCGACCCGGCCGCCGCTACCGCGCAGGCCGGCACTGGTGGTACATCGCAGATCCCGACGCCGGGTTCCGGGTCTACAGCGATTCCTCGGGGCGGGTGAAGGAGAGCTGGGCCGGCGACCTCCAGATCAAAGTCGTCGATCTCTTCACCGGCCTCCCGATCGTGGCGCTCAGCACACCGGCAGACCAGAACGAAGTCACCAACTACCCGAAGGCGTTGTCCGCCGCCCTCTCAGCTCTCGGTGGCCAGATCCCGCGTTCCATGACCGCCGACAGCGCCTACTACAGCCGCGGCGTCTACGAGCAGAACATGCGCCTCGGCATCCTGACGGTCACCCCCACCCGCCGACGCGCCGGGGACACCGAACGCGGACGGGGGCGCCCCGGACCCGACTGGGACCAGGAGGGTGACCCCCTGTGCCGGCACTGCTCGGGTCCGACACGACGGGTCGGGTACTCAGACGCCGACGGACGCCAGCGCATCACCTTCGCGTGCCTCCTACCGAAGACGACCCGATGTGAGAGACGACAGACGATCAGCTGCTCCCGAGACCCGCGCCGGCTGCTTCCGGTCTCACGCCGGACGCCCGTCTACCGGGCCCTCAACGCGGCCGTGAAGACACTCGAGAGCTCCCACTCGAACTGGAGATGCCGGTACCGCGTCGGCGCCAAGAACCTCGACACCCGACCCAAACGCCTCGGCAACGGACCGCGGCTCCTCCGCGCCAGTGCGGCGCTGGTGATCGACTGGCTCCGGGGACTGTGGAACCTGGGGTGGATCGGACCGGGCGACAGATGCGTCGGCGAGGCAACGCCGATCCGGATACCGCCACCGCACAACTAGCTCGTAAGCGCACGCGAGACGCCAGCCTGGCTCCCAGCCACCACCACGAGCAGTAGTCAACGCCCGTCAGAGCTGGACCGACACCGTCCCCACTCAGTCACGAAACGACTGGGTGTCTCAGAACGGCTGTCAGACGAGGGCACGCGCGGGCCGAACTGAGCGCGCCTCTCACAGCCCCGACGAATCAGGGACCTGGCGCACCTCCAACCGATGCTCGAGAAGCCGAGCGGATCTCCACGCCCTACTTATGGGGAGAGTTGTGCGCACTGTCCAGGAGGCGACGGCGGGATTTGAACCCGCGGATAGCGGTTTTGCAGACCGCCGCGTTAGCCACTTCGCCACGTCGCCAGGACACATCGGGCACCGGTTTGCGCGCAGGACCGTGGTCCGGTGTGGTCCGGCGGCAGACTCCACCGGCCACGAGAACCAGCAGCGGCTGGCCCAGATGCCGCTCACCAAGCCGCTCTTGATCGAAAGAGCGGAGCAGGCCCGGAGGGACTCGAACCCCCAACCCCTGGTTTTGGAGACCAGTGCTCTACCAGTTGAGCTACGGACCTGTGATGTGTGAACCGCTGTGGTGTTGCCATGAGGCCGGCTCGGGTTCGCGACCGTCTCATGAGTGCAGGGGGCAGGATTCGAACCTGCGATCGGCGGAGCCACCTGTTTTACAGACAGGTCCCTTGAGCCAGCTCGGGCACCCCTGCTCGCAATGAGCGGACACACGACTCACGCCCGCGACGTGAGGCTGCATCCATGTCCTTCTCTGTGGTTGTCAACGTGCTGCGCGATCTTCGATCCCCGCCGAGGCGGGATGGGAGAGAGAGGATTCGAACCTCCGACACCTGGTTTTTCAGACCAGTGCTCTACCGAGCTGAGCTACTCCCCCAAGGTGTGTTCGGGCACAAAAAAAGCGACCCGTTCAGGTCGCCTCGAGAGACTGGAGCGTGATCTGCGGTCGCCGGTTATGGCAGCCCGATCTCTCCCTCGAGGCGGGTGGCAAACCAGCAGTAATAGGTGGCACCGGTGTTCATGTCAGTGACCATACCACCTCTGTCAACCAGTGCATGTCTCGGGGCGGTACGTCTGTCGCGGAGATTCATGTCCCCGGTGGCGACTAGGCTGCCGGCGGCCCTGCGAGGGCCTGCTCTTGCGAGTCCAGCGACCCGACGGGGAGGAACGAATGAGGCGACCGTGGGATTCCGGAGGGGCGGCGAACCTCGCCGCCTGGGCGGCCCTGATTGTCCTCGCCGGCCTGCTCCTCTCAGGGTGCGGAGGTTCGGATTCGGAGGCGTCGGTCTCCGTGCGGACGGTCACCGTGACCGAGGGCTCGGACGCGGCCGCCGAGGCACCGAGCGCCCAGGAGGGGGCGGAGGTCACCGAGGAGATCAACGGGCGGACCGTGTTGCCCAGGAAGATCGGTCAGACCGGGACCGACGGCGCGATCGCCTTCCGGGTTACCGCCCTCGGGCCGAGCGAGACGATACCGCTCGAGTACAGCGACCCGATCGCCGCTCCCTCGGGGGCCCGGTTGATTCTCGCGACCGTTGAGATCCGCAACGTGGGCAGCGTGAAGGTCGACCCCTTCTGCGGCAACACGGGCGCGATCTTGATCGACGATCAAGGCCGCAACTTCGAGGCCGACATGGACTCGGTGTCGATCACCGGCAACTCCATCTGCACGGGGGTCCAGCCTGGCTTCCGCTCCACGGAGAAGTTGGCCTTCGCGATACCGGACGGGGCGAAGGTCTCCGCCCTCGCCCTCTGGGACCGGGATGAGGCCGATGACTACGAGGGGATGACCTACGTGCGCTTCAGCCGCTGACGCAATGGGCGCCGGCCGGGCTCCTTGCGTCAGGGCCCGGCCGGCGGGCGATCAGCGCAGGATGGGCAGACGCTCAGGTCCGATCCCGGGGAGCACACGGGCCGCCTCGACGCCCAGCCAGCTCTCGAGCAGCGTCGCGTAGACGTGTCGGAAGTCGGTCGTGACCCGCAGGTTCTTGTTCGGATCGAGTGAGCCCAGTCCGGGGAACTCGGATCTGATGCCGCCGTTGGCGTGGTCTCCGACGAGGAGCAGGAGGCCGCCGGCGCCGTGGTCGGTGCCGAGGCCGTCGTTGACCTGGGGGCGCCGGCCGAACTCACTCCAGACGAGTGTCATCACCCGGTCCGAGATGCCGCGCGCCTGGAGGTCGGCCTGCCAGGCGGCGAGGCTCGAGCCGAGATCCCCGAGCAGTCGCCGGTGGTCGTCGGGCTGGTCGTCGTGGGTGTCGAAGCCGCCGATCGACAGGGACGCCACGCGGGTGCCGAATCCCGCGCCGAGGATGCGCGCGAGGCCGGAGAGCTTCTTGCCGAGGTCCGTGTCGGGGTATCCCGCACGCCCCTTCTGCTTGGCGAGGGGCGCAAGCTTGTCCTGGACGTGGAAGGCGTTGTTGTAGGCCTGACGGGCCGCCGCGAGGCCGGCGGAGGGCCGCCCCCCACGCGCGGCCTGGCGGTAGGCCTCGGTGAAGTTTCGCTCCCACACTCCCGGCATCCAGAAGCCGACGCTGCCGGGGTCGTGGACCGTCGCCGTCGGCGCCCGGTGTGAGGCGAGGACCGGGTCGGGCGACCAGTCGACGCTGATGCCCTGGAGCGGGTTGCGCTTGGCTCCGAGCTCCTCGAGCGTGCGGCCGAGCCAGCCGCTGGTCGTCCGCGTCGGGCCGACGATCCCGCGGCGCCAGTAGGCGGATGAGCTGAAGTGGGATCCGTCGGGCTCCGGGTAATCGACGGCGGGGAGGACGCTGACCAGGCCCTGGTTGTAGAGACCCGAGAGGCCGCCGAGGGCCGGGTGCCAGCCGAAATCGGCTGAGTCCGGCAGCGCGATCGTCGTCTCCGGGGCGATCGCGAGGCCTCCGCGCAGCGGGGCGTAGCGGGGGTCGGTCAGCGGGACCAGAGTGTTCAGGCCGTCGTTACCTCCGTCGAGGTAAAGCGAGACGAGGATGCGCCCGGCGGGAGAGGCGGCGGCATCGGCCTGCGCTGCCTCGATCAGCTCCTTGGTGCCCATCGACCCGAGCGCGGCGCAGGCGACCCAGAGACCCACCCCGCGCTCGAGGATCTGCCGGCGCGTCATGCCATGGGAGGTGTCGACGCCGGCGAGGCCCTCGAGCGCCTCAACAGGCAGGGGCACCGCACGCCCGGCG
This DNA window, taken from Miltoncostaea oceani, encodes the following:
- a CDS encoding DUF1501 domain-containing protein translates to MTFDDQTHTGCEDHAITRRSLLRRGAGRAVPLPVEALEGLAGVDTSHGMTRRQILERGVGLWVACAALGSMGTKELIEAAQADAAASPAGRILVSLYLDGGNDGLNTLVPLTDPRYAPLRGGLAIAPETTIALPDSADFGWHPALGGLSGLYNQGLVSVLPAVDYPEPDGSHFSSSAYWRRGIVGPTRTTSGWLGRTLEELGAKRNPLQGISVDWSPDPVLASHRAPTATVHDPGSVGFWMPGVWERNFTEAYRQAARGGRPSAGLAAARQAYNNAFHVQDKLAPLAKQKGRAGYPDTDLGKKLSGLARILGAGFGTRVASLSIGGFDTHDDQPDDHRRLLGDLGSSLAAWQADLQARGISDRVMTLVWSEFGRRPQVNDGLGTDHGAGGLLLLVGDHANGGIRSEFPGLGSLDPNKNLRVTTDFRHVYATLLESWLGVEAARVLPGIGPERLPILR
- a CDS encoding DUF3644 domain-containing protein, encoding MPARRRFWHQLQSSKGEARLAVDLHNRSGRERRLEAFIVHMSLAWLKMLQAHFDEQGRERELYKRDSKKRRQRTEDGDWKMRSLSALLAETYTESNPIRRNVEFFLGLRHKVEHRYDGEVAALVAGKAQAIVLNYERELVRMFGASEGLAQELRFPVFLGSITDDAVEVLKGVRARTPRSVLDYIQDFDASLEPDVASDSAYEFRVVLVPQTGPKTEADVAMSFVRLDALDDEQREQVERAFTIIREKTIPVHNDNVLLPKDVAARVVERLSLRFTVTDHTKCWQHYGVRPPEGSNHPERTKSDFCRWDKTFRRHVYTVAWAEYLVRRLRDTDEHRAVLGRDPVPSAVETTRMSAQR